A region from the Nostoc sp. HK-01 genome encodes:
- the ccmA gene encoding carboxysome formation protein CcmA produces the protein MIVVMKIGSPEAEINRIDEELTSWGLTPEKIIGKHKVVIGLVGDTADLDPLQIQEVSPWIEQVLRVEQPYKRASRQFRHGEASEVLVNTPDGAVLFGEQHPLVVVAGPCSVENEEMIVETAQRVKAAGAKFLRGGAYKPRTSPYAFQGHGESALDLLAKAREVSGLGVITEVMDAAELDKIAEVADVIQVGARNMQNFSLLKKVGAQPKPVLLKRGMSSTIEEWLMAAEYILAGGNPNVILCERGIRTFDRQYTRNTLDLSVVPVLRKLTHLPIMIDPSHGVGWAEFVPAMAMAAIASGTDSLMIEVHPNPKKALSDGPQSLTPERFDRLMQELAVVGKAVGRWPQPAVALA, from the coding sequence ATGATCGTAGTCATGAAGATTGGTTCCCCAGAAGCGGAAATCAACCGCATTGACGAGGAACTAACAAGCTGGGGACTGACACCAGAAAAAATTATTGGTAAACACAAAGTCGTAATTGGTTTAGTAGGTGATACTGCCGATTTAGATCCCCTGCAAATTCAAGAAGTTAGCCCGTGGATTGAGCAAGTATTACGGGTAGAGCAACCTTATAAACGCGCCAGCCGTCAATTCCGTCATGGCGAAGCTTCGGAAGTATTGGTCAATACCCCTGATGGCGCAGTCTTATTTGGCGAACAACATCCTTTAGTAGTTGTGGCTGGCCCTTGCTCTGTAGAAAATGAAGAAATGATTGTGGAAACAGCACAGCGAGTCAAAGCCGCAGGTGCTAAGTTTTTGCGTGGTGGTGCATACAAACCCCGAACTTCACCTTATGCCTTTCAAGGACATGGTGAAAGTGCTTTGGATTTACTGGCTAAGGCGCGGGAAGTCAGCGGGTTGGGAGTGATTACAGAAGTAATGGATGCGGCAGAACTCGATAAAATTGCCGAAGTTGCTGATGTTATCCAAGTAGGGGCGAGAAATATGCAGAATTTCTCCCTGCTGAAAAAAGTCGGCGCACAACCAAAGCCAGTGCTGCTGAAGCGGGGAATGTCATCCACTATTGAAGAGTGGTTAATGGCGGCTGAATATATTTTGGCAGGGGGAAACCCAAATGTGATTTTGTGTGAACGAGGAATTCGCACATTTGACCGCCAGTATACTCGCAACACACTAGATTTATCAGTAGTGCCAGTATTGCGAAAACTCACACACCTGCCAATTATGATTGATCCGAGTCATGGTGTCGGCTGGGCAGAATTCGTACCAGCTATGGCGATGGCAGCGATCGCATCTGGCACTGATTCTTTGATGATTGAGGTGCATCCCAACCCCAAAAAAGCCCTCTCAGACGGGCCACAATCTTTAACACCAGAGCGTTTTGACCGCTTAATGCAAGAATTGGCTGTTGTTGGCAAAGCTGTAGGACGCTGGCCACAACCAGCAGTAGCTTTGGCTTGA
- a CDS encoding PAS/PAC sensor hybrid histidine kinase gives MRSWLNSTLRIRLVFLVLLAVVPALGLILHTASEQRRTAITEAREQTLRLARLAANNQQQIVEGSRQLLMILAQIPVVRQGNSVECNQLLADILKQHSAYANFAVLDAQGNITCSGIPYSGSVNAKDRSYFQRALQTRKFAVGEYQIGRSTKKATLNFAYPILDKTGRVQTLVVAALNLDQLNQLAAQVKMPKDSVLSVVDQTGKLLVRYPHPETWVGKSISPDALSSIKNAQGEGINEVNSLDGIPRIFAFVPLGNDPLNPDVYIRIGIPKLAVLADANQLLVRNLISLGAVTFLAIAAAWVGGDVFFIRQIKSLVETAKTLGSGQLNTRTGLFYLSGELGELAQAIDEMAAALQTREMAIASLSQNVQEQANILNAILSASVDHIFIFDRYGRYQYVSAGGAAVFGRKPEEMLGKTWQELGFTPEILVTMGQVDEQREKVIATGQPIRVEIEYQSADGAHCYEYILAPLDNPEQAIAGVIAISRDISERQRTEEALRQSEQRLRMAQRAGKIGTWEWNLLTGEVSWSEGIWDILGLEVGTEEPGLKLWADFIHPDDRPQIMAGVEKVLAEGREYYSEFRIIRRDNTVIWLASKGQIVRDVDGQAERFLGVNIDISERKQAEEVQRESEERFQAFMAHSPAAAWITDVEGTMIYLSPTYVKTFGLLTQDAIGKSVFELFEYEIAIQFLDNIQTVAQTNQVLETIEIAPLLDGTIGDFLVYKFPIAHLSRQTLVGGVAIDVTARRRAEAEREELLLREQAAREVAETANRIKDEFLAVLSHELRTPLNPILGWIKLLRTRQLDDDKKAIALETIERNAKLQTQLIGDLLDISRILQGKLTLTISSVDLATTIAAAKETVALAAEAKSIEIHTEIAPDVQPFLGDASRLQQVVWNLLTNAVKFTSNGGQINIKLESTPNYTQIQISDTGKGITPEFLPYVFESFRQADSATTRKFGGLGLGLAIVRHIVEMHGGTVYADSLGEDQGATFTVQLPRITTVIQPDQNYTLAKKSLNLRGVRVLTVEDEQDTRELLMFTIEQYGAEVKAAASAHEALAIFRQFQPDILVCDIAMPEMDGYALIRQVRTWPKEQGGQIPAIALSAYAGESDQKQALAAGFQRHLSKPVDLEQLVEAIASLCNFRL, from the coding sequence ATGCGCTCTTGGTTAAATAGCACACTTCGCATTCGCCTAGTATTTCTTGTCCTTTTAGCTGTTGTTCCAGCACTAGGATTAATTCTGCACACAGCTTCCGAACAACGGCGTACCGCTATAACAGAGGCGCGAGAACAAACACTACGGCTGGCGAGATTAGCAGCTAATAACCAACAGCAGATAGTTGAAGGCAGTCGTCAACTGCTGATGATACTGGCACAGATACCCGTTGTGCGTCAGGGCAATTCAGTAGAGTGTAATCAATTATTAGCTGATATCCTTAAACAACATTCAGCTTATGCTAACTTTGCGGTACTTGATGCTCAAGGCAATATCACTTGTAGCGGGATTCCCTACTCTGGCTCAGTGAATGCAAAAGACCGCAGTTATTTTCAACGTGCTTTACAAACGCGGAAATTTGCCGTTGGAGAATATCAAATCGGTCGTAGTACTAAAAAAGCTACTCTGAATTTTGCTTATCCCATTTTAGACAAGACAGGGCGAGTGCAAACATTGGTTGTGGCTGCACTGAATTTAGATCAGTTAAATCAGTTGGCAGCGCAAGTCAAAATGCCTAAAGACTCAGTACTGAGTGTGGTTGACCAAACAGGAAAACTTTTAGTCCGCTATCCCCATCCAGAAACTTGGGTAGGCAAATCTATATCGCCAGATGCTCTGAGTAGCATTAAAAATGCTCAGGGTGAGGGTATCAATGAGGTGAATAGCCTCGATGGAATACCAAGAATCTTCGCCTTTGTGCCTTTGGGAAATGATCCACTCAATCCCGATGTATATATCAGGATTGGGATTCCGAAGTTGGCAGTTCTGGCTGATGCTAATCAATTATTAGTGAGAAATTTAATTAGTTTAGGTGCAGTAACTTTTTTAGCGATCGCAGCTGCTTGGGTAGGCGGAGATGTTTTTTTTATCCGACAGATAAAATCATTGGTGGAAACAGCCAAGACCTTGGGGAGTGGGCAACTCAACACACGTACTGGACTTTTTTATCTATCGGGAGAACTGGGCGAACTAGCGCAAGCAATTGACGAAATGGCCGCAGCACTCCAAACACGGGAAATGGCGATCGCATCTTTGAGCCAAAATGTGCAGGAACAAGCCAATATCTTAAATGCAATTCTCTCGGCTTCGGTAGATCATATTTTTATTTTTGATCGGTATGGTCGTTATCAATATGTCAGTGCCGGTGGTGCTGCGGTTTTTGGCAGGAAACCAGAAGAAATGCTAGGTAAGACTTGGCAAGAACTTGGTTTTACCCCAGAAATTTTAGTCACGATGGGTCAGGTAGATGAGCAAAGGGAAAAAGTCATCGCCACAGGCCAACCTATCAGGGTAGAAATAGAGTATCAATCCGCTGATGGAGCGCATTGTTACGAATATATTTTGGCACCCCTAGATAATCCTGAGCAAGCGATCGCAGGCGTAATTGCCATATCCCGTGATATTAGCGAACGCCAACGCACTGAGGAAGCACTACGACAAAGCGAACAACGCCTCCGCATGGCACAAAGAGCCGGAAAAATAGGCACTTGGGAGTGGAATTTACTTACTGGTGAGGTATCTTGGTCAGAAGGAATCTGGGATATCTTGGGATTAGAAGTGGGTACAGAAGAACCTGGGTTGAAACTTTGGGCTGATTTTATCCATCCTGATGATCGCCCACAGATCATGGCAGGAGTAGAAAAAGTCTTAGCTGAAGGTAGGGAATATTACAGCGAATTCCGCATTATCCGCAGAGATAACACAGTGATTTGGTTAGCATCAAAAGGGCAAATTGTCCGCGATGTAGATGGACAAGCTGAACGGTTTTTAGGGGTCAACATTGATATTAGTGAGCGCAAGCAAGCCGAAGAAGTGCAACGGGAAAGTGAAGAACGCTTTCAGGCATTCATGGCACATAGTCCGGCGGCGGCTTGGATTACAGATGTAGAAGGTACAATGATTTACCTTAGCCCAACTTATGTAAAAACTTTTGGGCTGCTCACTCAAGATGCGATCGGCAAATCTGTATTTGAACTGTTTGAGTATGAGATTGCCATACAATTCTTAGACAACATCCAAACAGTGGCTCAAACTAATCAGGTTCTAGAAACAATTGAAATAGCACCTCTTTTAGATGGCACAATAGGCGATTTCCTCGTTTATAAATTCCCCATAGCACATTTATCTAGGCAAACTCTGGTTGGAGGAGTAGCAATTGATGTGACAGCACGCAGGCGAGCCGAAGCAGAACGGGAAGAATTATTGCTACGGGAACAAGCAGCCAGAGAAGTCGCCGAAACTGCCAACCGCATTAAAGATGAATTTTTGGCGGTGTTGTCTCATGAATTACGAACCCCGTTAAATCCCATTCTCGGCTGGATCAAATTGCTGCGGACTCGCCAATTAGATGACGATAAAAAAGCGATCGCATTAGAAACCATCGAACGCAATGCTAAATTACAAACTCAACTAATCGGCGATTTATTAGATATTTCCCGCATTTTGCAAGGCAAACTAACGCTGACAATTTCTTCAGTTGATTTAGCTACAACCATTGCAGCGGCCAAAGAAACAGTCGCTTTAGCCGCGGAAGCTAAATCAATAGAAATTCATACTGAGATAGCACCAGATGTTCAACCGTTTCTTGGTGATGCGAGTCGTTTACAACAAGTGGTGTGGAATTTGCTGACGAATGCGGTGAAGTTTACCTCAAATGGCGGTCAGATCAATATCAAGCTTGAATCTACGCCTAACTATACCCAGATTCAAATCAGCGATACAGGTAAAGGAATTACACCAGAGTTTTTACCTTACGTTTTTGAAAGTTTCCGTCAAGCTGATAGTGCCACAACCCGGAAATTTGGCGGACTAGGATTAGGATTAGCAATTGTACGTCACATTGTCGAAATGCACGGTGGTACAGTTTACGCCGACAGTCTCGGAGAAGACCAAGGAGCTACTTTTACAGTCCAGTTACCACGGATAACTACAGTTATACAACCCGACCAAAATTACACTTTAGCCAAAAAATCCTTAAATTTGCGCGGCGTAAGGGTGCTGACTGTTGAAGATGAACAAGATACGCGAGAACTACTAATGTTTACAATTGAACAGTATGGCGCGGAAGTGAAAGCAGCTGCATCTGCTCATGAAGCATTAGCGATTTTCCGACAATTTCAGCCAGATATTTTAGTATGTGATATTGCTATGCCAGAGATGGACGGCTACGCACTCATCCGTCAGGTCAGAACTTGGCCAAAAGAACAAGGCGGACAGATACCTGCGATCGCTCTCAGTGCTTATGCTGGAGAATCTGATCAAAAACAAGCTCTAGCGGCAGGTTTTCAACGGCATTTATCCAAACCAGTAGATCTGGAACAATTAGTAGAAGCGATCGCTAGTCTATGCAATTTTAGATTGTAG
- a CDS encoding malic enzyme, NAD-binding protein, which translates to MADLTPNSSFSLTLRLQIPNRVGMLASVTQAIATSGGNLGQIDLIEQTRQESTRDITVDAASTEHAETIVQVIKELPNIKLLDVYDRTFNLHRGGKISIASRIALKSVSDLAMAYTPGVGRICKAIAQKPEEVYNLTIKQNTVAIVTDGSAVLGLGNLGPAAALPVMEGKAMLFKEFAGIDAFPICLATQNTDEIVQAVKHIAPVFGGVNLEDIAAPRCFEIEQRLRQELDIPVFHDDQHGTAIVTLAALYNSLKLVHKSMADIRIVINGAGAAGVAIARLLRKAGAQTILMCDSKGILSTSRADLTEEKQEFAVKAQGTLAGAMQGADVFIGVSAPGVLTPEMVQAMAKDPIVFAMANPIPEIQPELVSKTVAIMATGRSDYPNQINNVLAFPGVFRGALDCRAKEITTTMYLEAASAIASLVNPADLNPEHIIPSVFDARVAPAVAAAVQRAAREEGIAKS; encoded by the coding sequence ATGGCAGACCTGACTCCTAACTCTAGTTTTAGCTTGACCCTACGGTTGCAGATTCCCAACCGTGTGGGGATGTTGGCATCGGTGACACAGGCGATCGCCACCAGTGGTGGTAATCTGGGTCAGATAGATTTAATTGAGCAAACCCGTCAAGAGTCCACCCGTGATATTACTGTTGATGCTGCTAGTACCGAACACGCTGAGACAATTGTCCAAGTGATCAAAGAACTACCAAACATCAAATTGCTAGATGTTTATGATCGCACATTTAACTTACACCGTGGTGGCAAAATTAGCATTGCCAGCCGCATTGCCTTGAAGAGTGTTTCTGATTTAGCAATGGCTTATACTCCAGGTGTAGGCAGGATTTGTAAAGCGATCGCCCAAAAACCAGAGGAAGTCTACAACCTGACAATTAAACAAAACACTGTCGCCATTGTTACAGATGGTAGCGCTGTTTTGGGGTTGGGCAATCTCGGCCCAGCGGCGGCTTTACCAGTGATGGAAGGTAAAGCGATGCTATTCAAAGAATTTGCCGGCATAGATGCTTTTCCAATCTGTCTGGCTACGCAAAATACCGATGAGATTGTTCAGGCTGTCAAGCACATTGCACCTGTGTTTGGTGGTGTGAATTTAGAAGATATTGCTGCACCCCGCTGCTTTGAAATTGAACAAAGATTGCGTCAGGAATTAGATATTCCGGTCTTCCATGATGACCAACATGGTACAGCAATTGTGACTTTAGCTGCGTTATACAATTCTCTGAAATTAGTACACAAATCAATGGCAGATATCCGCATTGTGATTAACGGTGCGGGCGCTGCGGGTGTGGCGATCGCGCGGTTACTGCGGAAAGCTGGAGCGCAAACAATTTTGATGTGTGACTCCAAAGGTATTCTTTCCACTAGTCGCGCAGACTTGACAGAAGAAAAACAAGAATTTGCGGTGAAAGCTCAAGGTACGTTAGCTGGTGCAATGCAAGGCGCAGATGTGTTCATTGGTGTCAGCGCCCCAGGAGTATTAACCCCAGAAATGGTGCAAGCAATGGCTAAAGACCCAATTGTGTTTGCAATGGCCAATCCAATTCCCGAAATTCAGCCAGAATTGGTTAGCAAAACCGTAGCGATCATGGCGACTGGACGCAGTGATTACCCAAATCAAATCAATAATGTGTTGGCTTTTCCGGGAGTGTTTCGCGGGGCTTTAGATTGTCGCGCTAAAGAAATTACTACCACCATGTATTTAGAGGCTGCTAGTGCGATCGCTTCTTTAGTCAACCCAGCCGATTTAAATCCAGAACATATTATTCCTTCTGTGTTTGATGCGCGTGTCGCTCCGGCTGTGGCGGCGGCTGTACAAAGGGCAGCCCGTGAAGAAGGTATTGCCAAGAGTTGA
- a CDS encoding peptidoglycan-binding domain 1 produces the protein MITYTNAQFRSILFGLGYLAQDFAAMGNGFPVSKDNSQLTTIKTVQAIKNFQADYGLQVDGVVGPKTMAKAEEVIKILQYELNVVVKADLPKDHPFYGPRTVAAVKKFAAQYSSEDEGMITGVATLEIRKNLDRVAKQLI, from the coding sequence ATGATTACCTACACCAATGCTCAATTCCGGTCGATTTTATTTGGATTAGGATATCTAGCTCAAGATTTTGCTGCGATGGGGAATGGGTTTCCGGTTAGTAAAGATAATTCGCAGTTAACAACCATTAAAACTGTACAAGCAATCAAAAACTTTCAGGCAGATTATGGACTACAGGTAGATGGGGTAGTTGGGCCAAAAACAATGGCGAAAGCGGAAGAAGTGATCAAAATTCTCCAATATGAGTTGAATGTCGTCGTCAAAGCAGACTTACCCAAAGATCATCCCTTTTATGGGCCAAGAACTGTAGCCGCAGTTAAGAAGTTTGCAGCGCAATATTCGTCTGAGGATGAAGGGATGATAACTGGTGTCGCCACCTTAGAAATTCGCAAAAATCTTGATCGCGTGGCAAAACAATTAATTTAA